The genomic window ATTTCCACCACTCGCTGAGTCAAATATACCTATCTCAGAGAAGTCATGTCCATTGGCTTCTCCTGAACCAAGAAAGCACTCTACATCCATGCTTAGAGTTTCTTCATCAATTGCATTATCGGTAATTACTTTCCTGAACTTCTCATCTCCAAGATTCTCTGCAAACTCAGATTCACTTGATGAATCTGTACCTAACCCGAAGTGAGAGATTTGCCCTTGCAGTAATTCCAAGATCTGCTTTTTTCCTTTCTTAGTTACTCCCATCTTTTACCTCTATTCGATTGAAATTGTGTA from Candidatus Woesearchaeota archaeon includes these protein-coding regions:
- a CDS encoding phage tail protein, with the translated sequence MGVTKKGKKQILELLQGQISHFGLGTDSSSESEFAENLGDEKFRKVITDNAIDEETLSMDVECFLGSGEANGHDFSEIGIFDSASGGNMFVISNFPPEEKTPLLEWLIDVVIEIK